The following proteins come from a genomic window of Castor canadensis chromosome 17, mCasCan1.hap1v2, whole genome shotgun sequence:
- the C17H3orf18 gene encoding uncharacterized protein C3orf18 homolog, with product MNARILSTQGWFSSHPPTTELDLEPATDGPTSETTTLTPETTSFNDSRIPDVPGGTGGVGTMLLSFGIITVIGLAVAMVLYIRKKKRLEKLRHQLMPMYSFDPTEEQDELEQELLEHGRDAASVQAAASLQATQGKSTLPSQGPLQRPSRLVFTDVANAIHA from the exons ATGAATGCCAGGATTCTGTCTACTCAGGGCTGGTTCAGCAGCCACCCACCCACCACTGAGCTTGACTTGGAGCCTGCCACTGATGGACCCACCTCAGAGACTACCACCCTCACCCCAGAAACTACAAGCTTCAATGACTCCAGAATCCCTGACGTGCCAGGTGGCACAGGTGGCGTGGGTACCATGCTTCTGTCCTTTGGGATCATCACAGTGATTGGCCTGGCTGTGGCCATG GTTTTGTATAtcaggaagaagaagag GCTGGAGAAGCTGCGCCATCAGCTCATGCCCATGTACAGCTTTGACCCCACAGAGGAGCAAGATGAACTGGAGCAGGAACTGCTGGAGCATGGGCGGGATGCGGCGTCTGTGCAAGCTGCTGCCTCTCTGCAGGCCACGCAGGGCAAG AGCACTCTCCCCTCTCAGGGCCCGCTGCAGAGGCCCAGCCGGCTGGTATTTACTGATGTAGCCAATGCCATCCATGCGTGA